The proteins below are encoded in one region of Girardinichthys multiradiatus isolate DD_20200921_A chromosome 19, DD_fGirMul_XY1, whole genome shotgun sequence:
- the si:ch211-168d23.3 gene encoding BRD4-interacting chromatin-remodeling complex-associated protein isoform X1, translating into MEDEDGTCLLDVLCDPQALNDFLHGTSELQTEDLLINSSSGEPSLFTDAPSPVSLLGDGRDCTDTPPPGCVDLSFLEEALLSSPEGGEDPEAVQPPVEAGCEAKKEEVGEEEVACDILQQSLQEAEITEQTMALEAGLAHAGDSLSLYSPTPLLSSPTVPFIPKSVTLPVAPTLPRDTQAAVEPPQPSLLAVGPGCPSLKPAAPAQLMGLLPGNVFPAPSPDNSFSLSPAQGSNMIIHKAVPSVTTRPLFNPALRAAAAPASGIVLQRAPLPIQPKLPISIQPRLIQISPKPSGQKATSGLTFVPATASPNILLSQAPGQKTVSPQPQPAQQLSKPVSLQLVNQGGSFVLQPQGLFQGQNQFLLPGQCPVTISQPARAVQPLLTPSHQGPSVHSVAASTGQLVDGSQILTVPQRQLNFSPVFTTPTGQLALRQATVLSGSLQLQSAPATVFQMPAQLAGAYTAGGQGQQATLVHSPGLGNHITLINSSGVLPQDLTSISIVNGPSVVQGLPFAAQAAAPQAGVTEGQLSLQRASVVLLPERPVQEERSSSEEAFHQLQQPFGHVVQHVSVQPNSAGLQSSPPPVVAVLQPPPEPLHVSESAVEMPKLLMPPADLSQVVEEVTHSMSQSQAFMQHMPQQEALNSPIPSELLVGALPVVPIEPLTSPVVSDREIQPQTSAVSELDAHVISGQCGEVSPHPSDLEDPLAICSPSLVHDTVKPAPTTYSPPPGPQTSASQSHMEAQVQYQVPHQHQVPQNFFAETQVNVQPSVSQPQSSSCTPAQSSPSPLHVNVSVPQQQTAPTTASAFLSKDGDEPAVQQHTQNKPTAALESKSFTLSVHPPSLADQGVQVHRPHVQCGPFQISEKSDTKLASNLEPQREERITPAMRRQRFQQQLCLDHGAVQNPFTRPAFNTLRGAVRRLLPYHTCAGHLPTQDDFSLVDQEFDTVSGFLLKRTKDMVNKYRQLLVKETQQESPSAEMVMLERLFLQAERYSLAEDKRRARKDPETFVTALATSASSPHSAQSSGFSHVYSSTSPSSPPAWARLTERPPGLKTYRSSSRGALRLTIKQESGSRKVIHNSACDAGLKRDHAGQLTNGGGGLNELHHQATNGASCRPQYGEEMSDGVFICNTAEQVPQTAPDSQTKPSISLPMTEPEDVCFEMATRDIGAPKLKCYRLDVSPQPEQRFSPASLPFQEDNILSEHLQSAIDSILELQRLQGPSAAPSRAASGPSLDQPVTSILEGHL; encoded by the exons ATGGAGGATGAAGATGGGACTTGTCTACTTGATGTTTTGTG TGACCCCCAAGCCCTGAATGACTTCCTTCACGGGACCAGTGAG CTGCAGACTGAAGACCTGCTCATTAACTCCTCCTCTGGGGAGCCTTCCCTCTTCACAGATGCCCCG AGTCCCGTCTCGCTGCTGGGAGACGGCAGGGACTGCACAGACACGCCTCCACCTGGCTGTGTGGATCTGTCCTTCTTGGAGGAGGCCCTCCTGTCATCTCCGGAGGGTGGAGAGGACCCAGAAGCTGTGCAGCCACCTGTGGAGGCTGGATGTGAGGCAAAGAAGGAGGAAGTGGGGGAGGAAGAGGTGGCTTGTGATATCCTCCAGCAGAGTTTGCAGGAGGCTGAAATCACTGAGCAGACTATGGCCCTGGAAGCAGGACTGGCACATGCAGGAGACAGTTTATCCCTATATtcccccactcctcttctctcttcaCCTACTGTGCCATTCATACCTAAGTCCGTTACCTTGCCTGTTGCGCCAACATTGCCCAGAGACACTCAGGCAGCAGTTGAGCCTCCCCAGCCTTCCCTACTGGCTGTTGGACCAGGATGCCCATCTCTAAAACCTGCTGCCCCGGCTCAGCTGATGGGACTCCTgcctggaaatgtttttcctgCTCCATCTCCAGACAATTCCTTCTCCTTGAGTCCTGCTCAAGGTTCAAACATGATCATACACAAGGCTGTGCCCAGTGTCACCACCCGCCCCCTTTTTAACCCGGCTCTTAGAGCTGCAGCAGCACCAGCATCAGGCATTGTCCTGCAGCGTGCCCCTCTCCCTATCCAGCCCAAGTTACCCATCAGCATTCAGCCTAGACTGATTCAAATTAGCCCTAAGCCCTCAGGGCAGAAAGCCACCTCTGGTCTCACATTTGTCCCCGCGACTGCCTCGCCTAACATTTTACTGTCCCAAGCTCCAGGCCAAAAGACTGTATCTCCACAGCCACAGCCAGCACAGCAGCTCTCAAAACCAGTCAGCCTGCAGCTGGTCAATCAGGGCGGCTCCTTTGTGCTCCAGCCTCAGGGACTCTTCCAAGGTCAGAACCAGTTTCTTCTTCCGGGCCAGTGTCCCGTTACAATCTCCCAGCCTGCCAGAGCAGTACAACCTCTTCTTACCCCCAGTCATCAAGGCCCATCTGTTCACAGTGTAGCTGCCTCCACTGGGCAGCTGGTGGACGGGTCTCAGATCCTAACTGTACCACAAAGACAGCTGAATTTCAGCCCAGTCTTCACCACTCCTACAGGGCAGCTAGCTCTTCGCCAGGCCACTGTGCTTTcaggatctttgcagctccagTCAGCCCCCGCTACTGTCTTCCAGATGCCAGCACAGCTGGCTGGAGCTTACACTGCAGGAGGGCAGGGGCAACAAGCTACCCTGGTCCACAGTCCTGGTCTTGGGAACCACATCACCCTGATCAACAGTTCAGGGGTGCTTCCCCAGGATCTGACTTCCATCTCTATTGTCAACGGCCCCTCGGTTGTTCAGGGACTGCCGTTCGCTGCCCAGGCTGCGGCTCCTCAGGCAGGAGTGACAGAAGGACAGCTGAGCCTCCAGCGGGCCTCTGTGGTGCTGCTGCCTGAGAGGCCTGTTCAGGAAGAGAGGAGCAGCTCAGAGGAGGCTTTCCACCAACTACAACAG CCCTTTGGACACGTTGTCCAGCATGTCTCGGTGCAGCCCAACTCCGCAGGGCTGCagtcctctcctcctcctgtaGTTGCAGTTTTACAGCCCCCACCTGAGCCTCTGCATGTTTCAGAATCAGCTGTGGAGATGCCGAAACTCCTGATGCCCCCAGCAGACCTCAGTCAAGTTGTAGAAGAGGTTACCCACTCGATGAGTCAGAGCCAGGCCTTTATGCAACACATGCCACAG CAGGAAGCACTTAATTCTCCCATCCCATCTGAATTATTGGTTGGAGCACTGCCAGTGGTACCGATTGAGCCCCTCACCTCCCCGGTTGTCAGCGACAGAGAGATCCAACCCCAGACCAGTGCTGTGTCTGAGCTAGATgctcacgtgatctcaggccaGTGTGGTGAAGTTTCTCCTCATCCCTCAGACCTTGAAGACCCACTGGCGATCTGCTCACCGTCTCTGGTTCATGACACTGTGAAACCAGCTCCAACAACTTACTCCCCTCCACCTGGGCCTCAGACTTCAGCTTCCCAATCCCACATGGAGGCCCAGGTCCAGTACCAAGTCCCCCACCAGCACCAGGTTCCCCAGAATTTCTTTGCTGAGACCCAGGTGAATGTTCAGCCATCTGTTTCCCAACCTCAGTCTTCGAGCTGCACTCCAGCCCAAAGCAGCCCGTCTCCTCTGCATGTCAACGTCTCGGTGCCTCAGCAGCAGACTGCTCCCACAACTGCATCTGCTTTTCTGTCCAAAGACGGAGATGAACCTGCTGTCCAACAGCACACACAAAACA AGCCTACAGCTGCCTTGGAGAGTAAGAGCTTTACTCTCAGTGTGCATCCACCATCTCTTGCAGATCAGGGGGTTCAAGTTCACAGGCCTCATGTTCAATGTGGCCCCTTCCAGATAAGTGAGAAGAGCGACACAAAG CTGGCAAGTAATCTGGAACcgcagagagaggagaggatcACACCAGCAATGCGGAGACAGAG ATTCCAGCAGCAGCTTTGTTTGGACCATGGAGCTGTGCAGAACCCATTCACACGACCGGCGTTCAACACCCTGAGAGGCGCTGTGAGACGCCTGCTGCCGTACCACACCTGTGCCGGTCACCTGCCCACTCAAGATGACTTCAGTTTAG TGGACCAGGAGTTTGACACTGTGTCAGGTTTCCTGCTGAAACGCACCAAGGACATGGTCAACAAATACAGGCAGCTATTGGTTAAGGAAACCCAG CAGGAGAGTCCGTCGGCAGAAATGGTGATGCTGGAGCGTCTTTTCCTCCAGGCCGAGAGGTACTCGTTAGCAGAGGACAAACGGCGGGCTCGCAAAGATCCAG AAACTTTTGTGACAGCTTTAGCGACGTCAGCGTCTTCCCCTCACAGTGCCCAGTCCTCTGGCTTCTCTCATGTATACTCTTCTACCAGCCCCTCATCCCCACCAGCTTGGGCACGACTGACCGAAAGACCCCCAGGACTGAAGACCTATCGTTCCAGCTCACGTGGAGCTCTAAGACTCACCATCAAGCAGGAGTCCGGCTCTCGCAAAGTGATCCACAACTCGGCCTGCGATGCAGGACTCAAGAGAGACCATGCAGGGCAGCTGACTAATGGTGGGGGAGGTCTAAATGAACTTCACCATCAGGCAACCAATGGAGCTTCTTGTCGTCCCCAGTATGGAGAAGAAATGTCTGATGGAGTTTTTATCTGCAACACTGCAGAACAGGTCCCACAGACAGCACCTGATTCCCAAACAAAACCTTCAATTTCCCTTCCGATGACAGAACCAGAGGATGTTTGCTTTGAGATGGCCACCAGAGACATCGGCGCCCCAAAACTGAAATGCTACAGGCTGGATGTGTCCCCTCAGCCGGAGCAGCGCTTCAGCCCTGCGTCCCTGCCTTTCCAAGAGGACAACATCCTCAGTGAACATCTACAGAGTGCCATAGACAGCATACTGGAGCTCCAGCGCCTGCAGGGCCCCTCTGCAGCCCCGAGCAGGGCAGCATCAGGCCCTTCACTGGACCAGCCTGTCACCAGCATCCTGGAGGGACACTTGTGA
- the si:ch211-168d23.3 gene encoding BRD4-interacting chromatin-remodeling complex-associated protein isoform X3 gives MEDEDGTCLLDVLCDPQALNDFLHGTSELQTEDLLINSSSGEPSLFTDAPSPVSLLGDGRDCTDTPPPGCVDLSFLEEALLSSPEGGEDPEAVQPPVEAGCEAKKEEVGEEEVACDILQQSLQEAEITEQTMALEAGLAHAGDSLSLYSPTPLLSSPTVPFIPKSVTLPVAPTLPRDTQAAVEPPQPSLLAVGPGCPSLKPAAPAQLMGLLPGNVFPAPSPDNSFSLSPAQGSNMIIHKAVPSVTTRPLFNPALRAAAAPASGIVLQRAPLPIQPKLPISIQPRLIQISPKPSGQKATSGLTFVPATASPNILLSQAPGQKTVSPQPQPAQQLSKPVSLQLVNQGGSFVLQPQGLFQGQNQFLLPGQCPVTISQPARAVQPLLTPSHQGPSVHSVAASTGQLVDGSQILTVPQRQLNFSPVFTTPTGQLALRQATVLSGSLQLQSAPATVFQMPAQLAGAYTAGGQGQQATLVHSPGLGNHITLINSSGVLPQDLTSISIVNGPSVVQGLPFAAQAAAPQAGVTEGQLSLQRASVVLLPERPVQEERSSSEEAFHQLQQPFGHVVQHVSVQPNSAGLQSSPPPVVAVLQPPPEPLHVSESAVEMPKLLMPPADLSQVVEEVTHSMSQSQAFMQHMPQQEALNSPIPSELLVGALPVVPIEPLTSPVVSDREIQPQTSAVSELDAHVISGQCGEVSPHPSDLEDPLAICSPSLVHDTVKPAPTTYSPPPGPQTSASQSHMEAQVQYQVPHQHQVPQNFFAETQVNVQPSVSQPQSSSCTPAQSSPSPLHVNVSVPQQQTAPTTASAFLSKDGDEPAVQQHTQNNQGVQVHRPHVQCGPFQISEKSDTKLASNLEPQREERITPAMRRQRFQQQLCLDHGAVQNPFTRPAFNTLRGAVRRLLPYHTCAGHLPTQDDFSLVDQEFDTVSGFLLKRTKDMVNKYRQLLVKETQQESPSAEMVMLERLFLQAERYSLAEDKRRARKDPETFVTALATSASSPHSAQSSGFSHVYSSTSPSSPPAWARLTERPPGLKTYRSSSRGALRLTIKQESGSRKVIHNSACDAGLKRDHAGQLTNGGGGLNELHHQATNGASCRPQYGEEMSDGVFICNTAEQVPQTAPDSQTKPSISLPMTEPEDVCFEMATRDIGAPKLKCYRLDVSPQPEQRFSPASLPFQEDNILSEHLQSAIDSILELQRLQGPSAAPSRAASGPSLDQPVTSILEGHL, from the exons ATGGAGGATGAAGATGGGACTTGTCTACTTGATGTTTTGTG TGACCCCCAAGCCCTGAATGACTTCCTTCACGGGACCAGTGAG CTGCAGACTGAAGACCTGCTCATTAACTCCTCCTCTGGGGAGCCTTCCCTCTTCACAGATGCCCCG AGTCCCGTCTCGCTGCTGGGAGACGGCAGGGACTGCACAGACACGCCTCCACCTGGCTGTGTGGATCTGTCCTTCTTGGAGGAGGCCCTCCTGTCATCTCCGGAGGGTGGAGAGGACCCAGAAGCTGTGCAGCCACCTGTGGAGGCTGGATGTGAGGCAAAGAAGGAGGAAGTGGGGGAGGAAGAGGTGGCTTGTGATATCCTCCAGCAGAGTTTGCAGGAGGCTGAAATCACTGAGCAGACTATGGCCCTGGAAGCAGGACTGGCACATGCAGGAGACAGTTTATCCCTATATtcccccactcctcttctctcttcaCCTACTGTGCCATTCATACCTAAGTCCGTTACCTTGCCTGTTGCGCCAACATTGCCCAGAGACACTCAGGCAGCAGTTGAGCCTCCCCAGCCTTCCCTACTGGCTGTTGGACCAGGATGCCCATCTCTAAAACCTGCTGCCCCGGCTCAGCTGATGGGACTCCTgcctggaaatgtttttcctgCTCCATCTCCAGACAATTCCTTCTCCTTGAGTCCTGCTCAAGGTTCAAACATGATCATACACAAGGCTGTGCCCAGTGTCACCACCCGCCCCCTTTTTAACCCGGCTCTTAGAGCTGCAGCAGCACCAGCATCAGGCATTGTCCTGCAGCGTGCCCCTCTCCCTATCCAGCCCAAGTTACCCATCAGCATTCAGCCTAGACTGATTCAAATTAGCCCTAAGCCCTCAGGGCAGAAAGCCACCTCTGGTCTCACATTTGTCCCCGCGACTGCCTCGCCTAACATTTTACTGTCCCAAGCTCCAGGCCAAAAGACTGTATCTCCACAGCCACAGCCAGCACAGCAGCTCTCAAAACCAGTCAGCCTGCAGCTGGTCAATCAGGGCGGCTCCTTTGTGCTCCAGCCTCAGGGACTCTTCCAAGGTCAGAACCAGTTTCTTCTTCCGGGCCAGTGTCCCGTTACAATCTCCCAGCCTGCCAGAGCAGTACAACCTCTTCTTACCCCCAGTCATCAAGGCCCATCTGTTCACAGTGTAGCTGCCTCCACTGGGCAGCTGGTGGACGGGTCTCAGATCCTAACTGTACCACAAAGACAGCTGAATTTCAGCCCAGTCTTCACCACTCCTACAGGGCAGCTAGCTCTTCGCCAGGCCACTGTGCTTTcaggatctttgcagctccagTCAGCCCCCGCTACTGTCTTCCAGATGCCAGCACAGCTGGCTGGAGCTTACACTGCAGGAGGGCAGGGGCAACAAGCTACCCTGGTCCACAGTCCTGGTCTTGGGAACCACATCACCCTGATCAACAGTTCAGGGGTGCTTCCCCAGGATCTGACTTCCATCTCTATTGTCAACGGCCCCTCGGTTGTTCAGGGACTGCCGTTCGCTGCCCAGGCTGCGGCTCCTCAGGCAGGAGTGACAGAAGGACAGCTGAGCCTCCAGCGGGCCTCTGTGGTGCTGCTGCCTGAGAGGCCTGTTCAGGAAGAGAGGAGCAGCTCAGAGGAGGCTTTCCACCAACTACAACAG CCCTTTGGACACGTTGTCCAGCATGTCTCGGTGCAGCCCAACTCCGCAGGGCTGCagtcctctcctcctcctgtaGTTGCAGTTTTACAGCCCCCACCTGAGCCTCTGCATGTTTCAGAATCAGCTGTGGAGATGCCGAAACTCCTGATGCCCCCAGCAGACCTCAGTCAAGTTGTAGAAGAGGTTACCCACTCGATGAGTCAGAGCCAGGCCTTTATGCAACACATGCCACAG CAGGAAGCACTTAATTCTCCCATCCCATCTGAATTATTGGTTGGAGCACTGCCAGTGGTACCGATTGAGCCCCTCACCTCCCCGGTTGTCAGCGACAGAGAGATCCAACCCCAGACCAGTGCTGTGTCTGAGCTAGATgctcacgtgatctcaggccaGTGTGGTGAAGTTTCTCCTCATCCCTCAGACCTTGAAGACCCACTGGCGATCTGCTCACCGTCTCTGGTTCATGACACTGTGAAACCAGCTCCAACAACTTACTCCCCTCCACCTGGGCCTCAGACTTCAGCTTCCCAATCCCACATGGAGGCCCAGGTCCAGTACCAAGTCCCCCACCAGCACCAGGTTCCCCAGAATTTCTTTGCTGAGACCCAGGTGAATGTTCAGCCATCTGTTTCCCAACCTCAGTCTTCGAGCTGCACTCCAGCCCAAAGCAGCCCGTCTCCTCTGCATGTCAACGTCTCGGTGCCTCAGCAGCAGACTGCTCCCACAACTGCATCTGCTTTTCTGTCCAAAGACGGAGATGAACCTGCTGTCCAACAGCACACACAAAACA ATCAGGGGGTTCAAGTTCACAGGCCTCATGTTCAATGTGGCCCCTTCCAGATAAGTGAGAAGAGCGACACAAAG CTGGCAAGTAATCTGGAACcgcagagagaggagaggatcACACCAGCAATGCGGAGACAGAG ATTCCAGCAGCAGCTTTGTTTGGACCATGGAGCTGTGCAGAACCCATTCACACGACCGGCGTTCAACACCCTGAGAGGCGCTGTGAGACGCCTGCTGCCGTACCACACCTGTGCCGGTCACCTGCCCACTCAAGATGACTTCAGTTTAG TGGACCAGGAGTTTGACACTGTGTCAGGTTTCCTGCTGAAACGCACCAAGGACATGGTCAACAAATACAGGCAGCTATTGGTTAAGGAAACCCAG CAGGAGAGTCCGTCGGCAGAAATGGTGATGCTGGAGCGTCTTTTCCTCCAGGCCGAGAGGTACTCGTTAGCAGAGGACAAACGGCGGGCTCGCAAAGATCCAG AAACTTTTGTGACAGCTTTAGCGACGTCAGCGTCTTCCCCTCACAGTGCCCAGTCCTCTGGCTTCTCTCATGTATACTCTTCTACCAGCCCCTCATCCCCACCAGCTTGGGCACGACTGACCGAAAGACCCCCAGGACTGAAGACCTATCGTTCCAGCTCACGTGGAGCTCTAAGACTCACCATCAAGCAGGAGTCCGGCTCTCGCAAAGTGATCCACAACTCGGCCTGCGATGCAGGACTCAAGAGAGACCATGCAGGGCAGCTGACTAATGGTGGGGGAGGTCTAAATGAACTTCACCATCAGGCAACCAATGGAGCTTCTTGTCGTCCCCAGTATGGAGAAGAAATGTCTGATGGAGTTTTTATCTGCAACACTGCAGAACAGGTCCCACAGACAGCACCTGATTCCCAAACAAAACCTTCAATTTCCCTTCCGATGACAGAACCAGAGGATGTTTGCTTTGAGATGGCCACCAGAGACATCGGCGCCCCAAAACTGAAATGCTACAGGCTGGATGTGTCCCCTCAGCCGGAGCAGCGCTTCAGCCCTGCGTCCCTGCCTTTCCAAGAGGACAACATCCTCAGTGAACATCTACAGAGTGCCATAGACAGCATACTGGAGCTCCAGCGCCTGCAGGGCCCCTCTGCAGCCCCGAGCAGGGCAGCATCAGGCCCTTCACTGGACCAGCCTGTCACCAGCATCCTGGAGGGACACTTGTGA